A part of Phoenix dactylifera cultivar Barhee BC4 chromosome 2, palm_55x_up_171113_PBpolish2nd_filt_p, whole genome shotgun sequence genomic DNA contains:
- the LOC103711790 gene encoding uncharacterized protein LOC103711790 isoform X7, which produces MIAPEGSRNRRHITPVLQGSCRIQGPVDESDHEFQRLNSMRAESGTCNVCSAPCSSCMHRNMSAMMSKVECGFSDNIYERKETDSCSFIGVDGLPPTKSRACDNQQHAASETSNLLSTSSSHDSYSENAESKATLRASAMYDASEDVDIPPKVSLGGAAGEDQPLRKATGTSHGLNPSCCHSASDSHLGIFLHRDEEQHGAECHGDNMSCITGVRDANPPACYRNVDLDKKDTSCSSASTYDLLAKENEMEVQVDACPGSHHHEIEASESKSRELNTCPLESSRKKSSGGNSVNAVFSPKSDLVEFPPTKKELSTKTPSSHSHFQSAYVDRSPDSKDLGGYLTSQHRGEPSECSMNDVKSSPGGPLVSMSIDGRNSAALPSYEDSKPSQIRGDSSSRVLKNHDSCLETEAVMDGENPSDEATKCRNTCEQFGKNGTILEASNVQEPDMQPRLITKGENSESDSGLDDVKVCDICGDAGVEELLATCSRCSDGAEHTYCMRIKLDKIPEGEWLCEECQLKEDAENQKVDKSDSFSGTSKVDILKENSQNFGSNLIPKILPKLDIEAIDTEVRGSTKGMQSPQKSGKSHADSPEVTSMNSKMIPEIGGGSIGIASPRKNAVMSRESSFKSLDMGKVKPTNLVPSSKGQSANSSQAISRSHTSSSKPSKVQPQLHSTRGPLSKQLSFDNSYMKPKVKQLINNLPQKQKITREAVSSNGRKDEVVKTMMKSASFKSVSSGLSNIESLNRTQSFKSPQADEPRGWKLVKERNMRERKNSFVLDRPAGTSAAKMDLKISQHSGNLSNKSEQDILSIKKGLENPKDLGRTEVKKQTSSTSKRYELCNSEDRRPCQVVPREGSCANPTAVDRSRGDADLVLQRSMSQVQESSPQEDQIKDSTHSSSSRQAASSDSRVLRCHKCNETGHATQFCPIDKLRISALKPSADRSLRESSHKSNKWKDAIEAAKTRTQKRNKLSDQSVCSTPSTEVSCEVASKDIQSNSSGLKSLPLEGTSDGQADLRSFDADFGIREPVIDMQQAKHPVEASCLPKASDSNAILTNSDGSNANPSTRILLDQSSLLANPFRASGIPEHEYIWQGGFEVLRTGGLHEFFDGIQAHLSTSASPNMLEVVSQFPCKLQLDEAPYLRLWPLQFQGISPKEDNIAIFFFAKDIESYERTYGKLLENMLKNDLALRGNINEVEILIFPSNKLPENCQRWNMLFFLWGVFRGRTECSKILPDLQKQTCQFKLSTDPLVQEISSPLFEASTSQKINSHESSVKELSRNISHESSDNELSRNNKSANMEAVKSNIWVDFQPISSSGIKDKICNMHESSFVQNTSCQLASGSIPLSCSSDMRGQLCSVLGTCPEPDLPMSTKDFCPALKGEAMYLEKSGSDIDGRTPVHIHATSIENMNSALPSQAISSYFGQDGEGRGNGEKMREKEGSIKLEACIDNELQEHLMEIDHLGWESRPSRKRAHSSSMQTVTRASGEPSKSTDEIMLWSERANFISLEDEKEYKKMRSRSEIHANSSSRDENTTNNLSSQIHTLLSSYVDEQQNIHGFCSGTGMTENPRCAEKFFFPADSGPVRNVVSENFIHVLSSDDEDVPESSSPDLELALGGKKKSSEKEVLSLLFPLADRKSSQEKLPGPAMDGEDDMSASLSLSLAFPGTEKKQKDKPILRTEQLLPERPRVNTSLLLFGRFTDT; this is translated from the exons ATAACACCAGTCCTGCAAGGGAGTTGTCGCATCCAAGGACCTGTTGATGAGTCAGACCATGAATTTCAAAGGCTGAACTCG ATGAGGGCAGAATCTGGGACATGCAATGTGTGCTCTGCTCCTTGCTCCTCTTGTATGCATCGTAATATGTCAGCCATGATGTCAAAAGTTGAATGTGGGTTTTCTGACAATATCTATGAGAGAAAAGAAACTGATAGTTGTTCATTCATTGGTGTTGATGGGTTGCCTCCCACTAAGAGCAGAGCATGTGATAACCAGCAACATGCAGCTAGTGAAACAAGCAATTTATtgagcacaagctcgagtcatgATTCATATTCTGAAAATGCTGAAAGTAAAGCAACTCTGAGGGCTTCTGCTATGTATGATGCATCTGAAGATGTAGACATACCTCCAAAAGTGTCTTTAGGAGGTGCAGCAGGAGAAGATCAGCCTCTTCGAAAGGCTACTGGTACTAGTCATGGGCTAAATCCCTCATGCTGTCACTCTGCATCTGATTCGCACCTTGGGATATTCTTACATCGAGATGAAGAGCAGCACGGAGCAGAATGCCATGGGGATAATATGTCATGTATCACTGGAGTCAGAGATGCCAATCCCCCAGCCTGTTATCGTAATGTTGACCTGGACAAGAAAGATACATCATGTAGTTCTGCATCAACCTATGATTTACttgctaaagaaaatgaaatggAGGTACAGGTGGATGCCTGTCCTGGATCTCATCATCATGAAATAGAAGCAAGTGAAAGTAAATCAAgagaactaaacacatgccctcTGGAATCTTCGAGGAAGAAGAGCTCTGGCGGTAACTCTGTAAATGCTGTCTTTTCTCCCAAATCTGACCTTGTAGAGTTCCCTCCCACAAAAAAAGAATTGTCTACCAAAACACCGTCTTCACATTCCCATTTTCAAAGTGCATACGTTGACCGTAGTCCTGATTCTAAGGATTTGGGAGGATATCTAACTTCTCAACATCGAGGAGAGCCTTCTGAATGCTCGATGAATGATGTCAAATCTTCACCTGGAGGACCATTGGTTTCCATGAGTATTGATGGGCGCAATTCTGCTGCACTCCCAAGTTATGAAGACAGTAAACCAAGTCAAATCAGAGGTGACTCCTCTTCAAGGGTTTTAAAGAACCATGATTCATGCCTTGAAACTGAAGCTGTCATGGATGGTGAGAACCCATCAGATGAAGCTACTAAATGCAGGAACACTtgtgagcaatttggaaagaaCGGTACCATATTGGAGGCATCCAATGTACAAGAGCCTGACATGCAACCGCGCCTGATCACTAAGGGGGAAAATTCTGAATCAGACAGTGGATTAGATGAT GTAAAGGTATGTGATATATGCGGAGATGCGGGCGTGGAAGAACTTCTAGCTACATGTAGTAGATGCAGTGACGGTGCAGAGCACAC TTATTGCATGCGAATTAAGTTGGACAAAATTCCGGAAGGTGAATGGTTATGTGAAGAATGCCAACTCAAGGAGGATGCTGAAAACCAAAAAGTGGATAAATCTGATTCATTTTCTGGAACATCAAAAGTAGATATCTTGAAAGAAAACAGTCAGAATTTTGGGAGCAATTTGATCCCTAAGATTTTACCTAAGTTGGATATTGAAGCTATTGATACAGAAGTGAGAGGGTCTACTAAAGGAATGCAAAGTCCACAAAAATCAGGCAAGAGCCATGCAGACAGTCCGGAGGTTACTTCAATGAACAGCAAAATGATTCCTGAAATAGGTGGTGGGTCCATAGGAATAGCCAGTCCAAGGAAAAATGCTGTCATGTCTCGAGAAAGTTCATTTAAGAGCCTGGATATGGGAAAGGTAAAGCCAACCAACCTGGTTCCATCTTCCAAAGGTCAGTCGGCAAATAGTTCCCAGGCCATCTCCCGCTCACATACCTCAAGCTCTAAGCCATCAAAGGTTCAACCGCAACTTCATTCAACTCGAG GGCCACTTTCAAAGCAGCTTTCATTTGACAACTCATACATGAAGCCAAAGGTCAAACAGTTGATCAACAATTTGCCTCAGAAGCAAAAAATTACGAGAGAAGCTGTTTCTAGCAATGGTAGGAAGGATGAAGTAGTCAAAACAATGATGAAGTCTGCATCATTCAAAAGTGTAAGTTCAGGCCTCTCCAATATTGAATCGTTAAATAGAACCCAATCATTTAAATCACCTCAAGCTGATGAACCTAGAGGCTGGAAACTGGTGAAAGAAAGGAATATGAGGGAAAGGAAGAATTCTTTTGTTCTTGATCGCCCTGCTGGCACATCTGCTGCAAAGATGGATCTGAAGATTTCACAGCATAGTGGAAATTTAAGTAATAAATCTGAACAAGACATACTCAGCATCAAAAAGGGACTAGAAAATCCCAAGGATTTAG GACGTACTGAGGTGAAGAAGCAGACATCAAGTACTTCTAAAAGATATGAATTGTGCAATTCTGAGGATCGAAGGCCATGCCAAGTTGTCCCTAGGGAAGGTTCTTGTGCAAATCCCACTGCTGTTGATAGATCACGTGGTGATGCTGACTTGGTACTGCAGCGCAGTATGTCTCAGGTCCAAGAATCCTCCCCtcaagaagatcaaatcaaggaTTCTACCCATTCTAGCAGTTCAAGGCAGGCTGCTTCAAGTGACAGTCGAGTATTACGTTGTCATAAATGTAATGAAACAGGTCATGCAACTCAGTTTTGCCCGATTGACAAACTTCGCATATCTGCTCTTAAACCTTCTGCTGATAGAAGTTTAAGGGAAAGCAGTCATAAAAGCAATAAATGGAAAGATGCAATTGAAGCAGCAAAAACTAGGACACAGAAGAGAAATAAATTGTCAGACCAGTCTGTGTGTTCAACGCCGAGTACTGAAGTGAGTTGTGAAGTAGCTTCCAAAGATATCCAGTCAAACTCAAGTGGTCTGAAGAGCTTGCCTCTGGAAGGGACATCTGATGGGCAAGCTGATTTGAGAAGCTTTGATGCTGATTTTGGCATAAGAGAACCTGTGATTGACATGCAGCAAGCCAAACACCCTGTTGAAGCCTCATGTCTTCCTAAAGCAAGTGATTCCAATGCCATTCTTACCAATTCTGATGGTTCAAATGCGAATCCTTCAACTAGAATTTTGCTTGATCAATCTTCTCTACTTGCAAACCCGTTTAGAGCTTCAGGAATCCCAGAACATGAATATATATGGCA AGGTGGTTTTGAGGTGCTTAGAACTGGAGGACTTCATGAGTTTTTTGATGGGATTCAAGCTCACTTGTCAACTTCTGCATCACCTAACATGCTTGAAGTGGTCAGCCAGTTTCCTTGCAAACTGCAACTAGACGAAGCTCCTTACCTTAGGTTGTGGCCATTGCAATTTCAGGGAATCAGTCCTAAGGAAGATAATATTgccatttttttctttgctaAAGATATCGAGAG TTATGAAAGGACTTACGGGAAGCTGTTGGAAAATATGCTTAAAAATGATTTAGCCCTTAGAGGGAATATCAATGAGGTTGAGATTCTTATTTTCCCATCAAATAAACTACCAGAAAACTGCCAAC GTTGGAATATGTTATTCTTTCTCTGGGGTGTCTTCAGAGGAAGGACAGAGTGCTCAAAAATCCTGCCTGATTTACAGAAGCAGACTTGTCAGTTCAAGTTAAGCACAGATCccttggttcaagaaatttcttCCCCTCTCTTTGAAGCTTCTACCTCTCAGAAAATAAATTCCCATGAGAGTTCAGTCAAGGAATTATCTAGGAATATTTCCCATGAGAGTTCAGATAACGAATTATCTAGGAATAATAAATCAGCCAACATGGAAGCAGTGAAATCCAATATTTGGGTGGATTTTCAgcctatttcttcttctggtATCAAGGATAAGATCTGCAACATGCATGAGTCTTCTTTTGTTCAAAATACTTCGTGTCAGCTGGCTTCAGGTTCGATTCCTCTAAGCTGCTCGTCGGATATGCGAGGCCAGCTGTGCAGCGTGCTTGGTACTTGTCCAGAGCCTGACCTTCCGATGAGTACCAAGGACTTCTGCCCTGCATTGAAAGGCGAGGCCATGTATCTG GAGAAATCTGGTAGTGATATTGATGGCAGAACCCCAGTCCACATTCATGCAACTAGCATAGAAAATATGAACAGTGCATTGCCTTCACAAGCAATATCTTCATATTTTGGACAAG ATGGTGAAGGCAGAGGAAATGGTGAAAAGATGAGGGAGAAAGAAGGATCAATCAAACTTGAAGCTTGTATAGATAATGAGCTGCAGGAACATCTGATGGAGATCGACCACCTCGGCTGGGAGTCAAGGCCTAGCCGGAAACGTGCACACTCATCTTCCATGCAGACGGTTACGCGTGCTTCTGGTGAACCCTCAAAGAGCACTGATGAAATAATGCTTTGGAGTGAGAGAGCAAACTTCATTTCTCTTGAAGATGAAAAAGAATACAAGAAGATGAGGAGTCGCAGCGAGATACATGCTAATAGTAGTTCTAGGGATGAAAATACAACTAATAATTTATCATCTCAGATACATACTTTGCTATCTAGCTATGTTGATGAGCAGCAAAACATTCATGGTTTCTGCAGTGGAACAGGGATGACTGAGAACCCAAGGTGCGCTGAAAAGTTTTTCTTTCCAGCGGATTCGGGTCCTGTCAGAAATGTTGTATCAGAGAACTTCATACATGTTCTTTCTTCAGATGACGAAGACGTGCCAGAGTCCAGTAGTCCAGATCTTGAACTAGCACTTGGGGGCAAGAAGAAATCATCCGAAAAGGAAGTCTTGTCATTGCTTTTCCCTTTGGCTGACAGAAAAAGCAGCCAAGAAAAACTCCCTGGTCCTGCAATGGATGGTGAAGATGATATGTCAGCATCACTCTCTCTATCCCTTGCCTTTCCTGGCACAGAGAAGAAACAAAAAGACAAACCCATTTTAAGAACGGAGCAGCTTTTGCCGGAGAGGCCTCGCGTTAATACTTCTTTGCTTCTATTTGGCAGGTTTACTGACACTTGA
- the LOC103711790 gene encoding uncharacterized protein LOC103711790 isoform X3 produces the protein MIAPEGSRNRRHITPVLQGSCRIQGPVDESDHEFQRLNSIYLQSFSCRRELCLELIEIPNTNHHTQDFLQSEKSYMFINDSLQMRAESGTCNVCSAPCSSCMHRNMSAMMSKVECGFSDNIYERKETDSCSFIGVDGLPPTKSRACDNQQHAASETSNLLSTSSSHDSYSENAESKATLRASAMYDASEDVDIPPKVSLGGAAGEDQPLRKATGTSHGLNPSCCHSASDSHLGIFLHRDEEQHGAECHGDNMSCITGVRDANPPACYRNVDLDKKDTSCSSASTYDLLAKENEMEVQVDACPGSHHHEIEASESKSRELNTCPLESSRKKSSGGNSVNAVFSPKSDLVEFPPTKKELSTKTPSSHSHFQSAYVDRSPDSKDLGGYLTSQHRGEPSECSMNDVKSSPGGPLVSMSIDGRNSAALPSYEDSKPSQIRGDSSSRVLKNHDSCLETEAVMDGENPSDEATKCRNTCEQFGKNGTILEASNVQEPDMQPRLITKGENSESDSGLDDVKVCDICGDAGVEELLATCSRCSDGAEHTYCMRIKLDKIPEGEWLCEECQLKEDAENQKVDKSDSFSGTSKVDILKENSQNFGSNLIPKILPKLDIEAIDTEVRGSTKGMQSPQKSGKSHADSPEVTSMNSKMIPEIGGGSIGIASPRKNAVMSRESSFKSLDMGKVKPTNLVPSSKGQSANSSQAISRSHTSSSKPSKVQPQLHSTRGPLSKQLSFDNSYMKPKVKQLINNLPQKQKITREAVSSNGRKDEVVKTMMKSASFKSVSSGLSNIESLNRTQSFKSPQADEPRGWKLVKERNMRERKNSFVLDRPAGTSAAKMDLKISQHSGNLSNKSEQDILSIKKGLENPKDLGRTEVKKQTSSTSKRYELCNSEDRRPCQVVPREGSCANPTAVDRSRGDADLVLQRSMSQVQESSPQEDQIKDSTHSSSSRQAASSDSRVLRCHKCNETGHATQFCPIDKLRISALKPSADRSLRESSHKSNKWKDAIEAAKTRTQKRNKLSDQSVCSTPSTEVSCEVASKDIQSNSSGLKSLPLEGTSDGQADLRSFDADFGIREPVIDMQQAKHPVEASCLPKASDSNAILTNSDGSNANPSTRILLDQSSLLANPFRASGIPEHEYIWQGGFEVLRTGGLHEFFDGIQAHLSTSASPNMLEVVSQFPCKLQLDEAPYLRLWPLQFQGISPKEDNIAIFFFAKDIESYERTYGKLLENMLKNDLALRGNINEVEILIFPSNKLPENCQRWNMLFFLWGVFRGRTECSKILPDLQKQTCQFKLSTDPLVQEISSPLFEASTSQKINSHESSVKELSRNISHESSDNELSRNNKSANMEAVKSNIWVDFQPISSSGIKDKICNMHESSFVQNTSCQLASGSIPLSCSSDMRGQLCSVLGTCPEPDLPMSTKDFCPALKGEAMYLEKSGSDIDGRTPVHIHATSIENMNSALPSQAISSYFGQDGEGRGNGEKMREKEGSIKLEACIDNELQEHLMEIDHLGWESRPSRKRAHSSSMQTVTRASGEPSKSTDEIMLWSERANFISLEDEKEYKKMRSRSEIHANSSSRDENTTNNLSSQIHTLLSSYVDEQQNIHGFCSGTGMTENPRCAEKFFFPADSGPVRNVVSENFIHVLSSDDEDVPESSSPDLELALGGKKKSSEKEVLSLLFPLADRKSSQEKLPGPAMDGEDDMSASLSLSLAFPGTEKKQKDKPILRTEQLLPERPRVNTSLLLFGRFTDT, from the exons ATAACACCAGTCCTGCAAGGGAGTTGTCGCATCCAAGGACCTGTTGATGAGTCAGACCATGAATTTCAAAGGCTGAACTCG ATTTACTTACAGTCCTTTTCATGTAGAAGAGAACTTTGCTTGGAACTTATTGAAATTCCAAACACGAATCATCATACACAG GATTTTTTACAATCTGAAAAAAGCTATATGTTTATAAACGATAGTCTTCAGATGAGGGCAGAATCTGGGACATGCAATGTGTGCTCTGCTCCTTGCTCCTCTTGTATGCATCGTAATATGTCAGCCATGATGTCAAAAGTTGAATGTGGGTTTTCTGACAATATCTATGAGAGAAAAGAAACTGATAGTTGTTCATTCATTGGTGTTGATGGGTTGCCTCCCACTAAGAGCAGAGCATGTGATAACCAGCAACATGCAGCTAGTGAAACAAGCAATTTATtgagcacaagctcgagtcatgATTCATATTCTGAAAATGCTGAAAGTAAAGCAACTCTGAGGGCTTCTGCTATGTATGATGCATCTGAAGATGTAGACATACCTCCAAAAGTGTCTTTAGGAGGTGCAGCAGGAGAAGATCAGCCTCTTCGAAAGGCTACTGGTACTAGTCATGGGCTAAATCCCTCATGCTGTCACTCTGCATCTGATTCGCACCTTGGGATATTCTTACATCGAGATGAAGAGCAGCACGGAGCAGAATGCCATGGGGATAATATGTCATGTATCACTGGAGTCAGAGATGCCAATCCCCCAGCCTGTTATCGTAATGTTGACCTGGACAAGAAAGATACATCATGTAGTTCTGCATCAACCTATGATTTACttgctaaagaaaatgaaatggAGGTACAGGTGGATGCCTGTCCTGGATCTCATCATCATGAAATAGAAGCAAGTGAAAGTAAATCAAgagaactaaacacatgccctcTGGAATCTTCGAGGAAGAAGAGCTCTGGCGGTAACTCTGTAAATGCTGTCTTTTCTCCCAAATCTGACCTTGTAGAGTTCCCTCCCACAAAAAAAGAATTGTCTACCAAAACACCGTCTTCACATTCCCATTTTCAAAGTGCATACGTTGACCGTAGTCCTGATTCTAAGGATTTGGGAGGATATCTAACTTCTCAACATCGAGGAGAGCCTTCTGAATGCTCGATGAATGATGTCAAATCTTCACCTGGAGGACCATTGGTTTCCATGAGTATTGATGGGCGCAATTCTGCTGCACTCCCAAGTTATGAAGACAGTAAACCAAGTCAAATCAGAGGTGACTCCTCTTCAAGGGTTTTAAAGAACCATGATTCATGCCTTGAAACTGAAGCTGTCATGGATGGTGAGAACCCATCAGATGAAGCTACTAAATGCAGGAACACTtgtgagcaatttggaaagaaCGGTACCATATTGGAGGCATCCAATGTACAAGAGCCTGACATGCAACCGCGCCTGATCACTAAGGGGGAAAATTCTGAATCAGACAGTGGATTAGATGAT GTAAAGGTATGTGATATATGCGGAGATGCGGGCGTGGAAGAACTTCTAGCTACATGTAGTAGATGCAGTGACGGTGCAGAGCACAC TTATTGCATGCGAATTAAGTTGGACAAAATTCCGGAAGGTGAATGGTTATGTGAAGAATGCCAACTCAAGGAGGATGCTGAAAACCAAAAAGTGGATAAATCTGATTCATTTTCTGGAACATCAAAAGTAGATATCTTGAAAGAAAACAGTCAGAATTTTGGGAGCAATTTGATCCCTAAGATTTTACCTAAGTTGGATATTGAAGCTATTGATACAGAAGTGAGAGGGTCTACTAAAGGAATGCAAAGTCCACAAAAATCAGGCAAGAGCCATGCAGACAGTCCGGAGGTTACTTCAATGAACAGCAAAATGATTCCTGAAATAGGTGGTGGGTCCATAGGAATAGCCAGTCCAAGGAAAAATGCTGTCATGTCTCGAGAAAGTTCATTTAAGAGCCTGGATATGGGAAAGGTAAAGCCAACCAACCTGGTTCCATCTTCCAAAGGTCAGTCGGCAAATAGTTCCCAGGCCATCTCCCGCTCACATACCTCAAGCTCTAAGCCATCAAAGGTTCAACCGCAACTTCATTCAACTCGAG GGCCACTTTCAAAGCAGCTTTCATTTGACAACTCATACATGAAGCCAAAGGTCAAACAGTTGATCAACAATTTGCCTCAGAAGCAAAAAATTACGAGAGAAGCTGTTTCTAGCAATGGTAGGAAGGATGAAGTAGTCAAAACAATGATGAAGTCTGCATCATTCAAAAGTGTAAGTTCAGGCCTCTCCAATATTGAATCGTTAAATAGAACCCAATCATTTAAATCACCTCAAGCTGATGAACCTAGAGGCTGGAAACTGGTGAAAGAAAGGAATATGAGGGAAAGGAAGAATTCTTTTGTTCTTGATCGCCCTGCTGGCACATCTGCTGCAAAGATGGATCTGAAGATTTCACAGCATAGTGGAAATTTAAGTAATAAATCTGAACAAGACATACTCAGCATCAAAAAGGGACTAGAAAATCCCAAGGATTTAG GACGTACTGAGGTGAAGAAGCAGACATCAAGTACTTCTAAAAGATATGAATTGTGCAATTCTGAGGATCGAAGGCCATGCCAAGTTGTCCCTAGGGAAGGTTCTTGTGCAAATCCCACTGCTGTTGATAGATCACGTGGTGATGCTGACTTGGTACTGCAGCGCAGTATGTCTCAGGTCCAAGAATCCTCCCCtcaagaagatcaaatcaaggaTTCTACCCATTCTAGCAGTTCAAGGCAGGCTGCTTCAAGTGACAGTCGAGTATTACGTTGTCATAAATGTAATGAAACAGGTCATGCAACTCAGTTTTGCCCGATTGACAAACTTCGCATATCTGCTCTTAAACCTTCTGCTGATAGAAGTTTAAGGGAAAGCAGTCATAAAAGCAATAAATGGAAAGATGCAATTGAAGCAGCAAAAACTAGGACACAGAAGAGAAATAAATTGTCAGACCAGTCTGTGTGTTCAACGCCGAGTACTGAAGTGAGTTGTGAAGTAGCTTCCAAAGATATCCAGTCAAACTCAAGTGGTCTGAAGAGCTTGCCTCTGGAAGGGACATCTGATGGGCAAGCTGATTTGAGAAGCTTTGATGCTGATTTTGGCATAAGAGAACCTGTGATTGACATGCAGCAAGCCAAACACCCTGTTGAAGCCTCATGTCTTCCTAAAGCAAGTGATTCCAATGCCATTCTTACCAATTCTGATGGTTCAAATGCGAATCCTTCAACTAGAATTTTGCTTGATCAATCTTCTCTACTTGCAAACCCGTTTAGAGCTTCAGGAATCCCAGAACATGAATATATATGGCA AGGTGGTTTTGAGGTGCTTAGAACTGGAGGACTTCATGAGTTTTTTGATGGGATTCAAGCTCACTTGTCAACTTCTGCATCACCTAACATGCTTGAAGTGGTCAGCCAGTTTCCTTGCAAACTGCAACTAGACGAAGCTCCTTACCTTAGGTTGTGGCCATTGCAATTTCAGGGAATCAGTCCTAAGGAAGATAATATTgccatttttttctttgctaAAGATATCGAGAG TTATGAAAGGACTTACGGGAAGCTGTTGGAAAATATGCTTAAAAATGATTTAGCCCTTAGAGGGAATATCAATGAGGTTGAGATTCTTATTTTCCCATCAAATAAACTACCAGAAAACTGCCAAC GTTGGAATATGTTATTCTTTCTCTGGGGTGTCTTCAGAGGAAGGACAGAGTGCTCAAAAATCCTGCCTGATTTACAGAAGCAGACTTGTCAGTTCAAGTTAAGCACAGATCccttggttcaagaaatttcttCCCCTCTCTTTGAAGCTTCTACCTCTCAGAAAATAAATTCCCATGAGAGTTCAGTCAAGGAATTATCTAGGAATATTTCCCATGAGAGTTCAGATAACGAATTATCTAGGAATAATAAATCAGCCAACATGGAAGCAGTGAAATCCAATATTTGGGTGGATTTTCAgcctatttcttcttctggtATCAAGGATAAGATCTGCAACATGCATGAGTCTTCTTTTGTTCAAAATACTTCGTGTCAGCTGGCTTCAGGTTCGATTCCTCTAAGCTGCTCGTCGGATATGCGAGGCCAGCTGTGCAGCGTGCTTGGTACTTGTCCAGAGCCTGACCTTCCGATGAGTACCAAGGACTTCTGCCCTGCATTGAAAGGCGAGGCCATGTATCTG GAGAAATCTGGTAGTGATATTGATGGCAGAACCCCAGTCCACATTCATGCAACTAGCATAGAAAATATGAACAGTGCATTGCCTTCACAAGCAATATCTTCATATTTTGGACAAG ATGGTGAAGGCAGAGGAAATGGTGAAAAGATGAGGGAGAAAGAAGGATCAATCAAACTTGAAGCTTGTATAGATAATGAGCTGCAGGAACATCTGATGGAGATCGACCACCTCGGCTGGGAGTCAAGGCCTAGCCGGAAACGTGCACACTCATCTTCCATGCAGACGGTTACGCGTGCTTCTGGTGAACCCTCAAAGAGCACTGATGAAATAATGCTTTGGAGTGAGAGAGCAAACTTCATTTCTCTTGAAGATGAAAAAGAATACAAGAAGATGAGGAGTCGCAGCGAGATACATGCTAATAGTAGTTCTAGGGATGAAAATACAACTAATAATTTATCATCTCAGATACATACTTTGCTATCTAGCTATGTTGATGAGCAGCAAAACATTCATGGTTTCTGCAGTGGAACAGGGATGACTGAGAACCCAAGGTGCGCTGAAAAGTTTTTCTTTCCAGCGGATTCGGGTCCTGTCAGAAATGTTGTATCAGAGAACTTCATACATGTTCTTTCTTCAGATGACGAAGACGTGCCAGAGTCCAGTAGTCCAGATCTTGAACTAGCACTTGGGGGCAAGAAGAAATCATCCGAAAAGGAAGTCTTGTCATTGCTTTTCCCTTTGGCTGACAGAAAAAGCAGCCAAGAAAAACTCCCTGGTCCTGCAATGGATGGTGAAGATGATATGTCAGCATCACTCTCTCTATCCCTTGCCTTTCCTGGCACAGAGAAGAAACAAAAAGACAAACCCATTTTAAGAACGGAGCAGCTTTTGCCGGAGAGGCCTCGCGTTAATACTTCTTTGCTTCTATTTGGCAGGTTTACTGACACTTGA